A stretch of the Bacillus licheniformis DSM 13 = ATCC 14580 genome encodes the following:
- a CDS encoding MurR/RpiR family transcriptional regulator: MAAGGLEIIQNMLHKLPQSERKLAEYILKNPHEIVNGTIQEVSSSAKTSGAAAIRLCKSLGLKGFQDLKMRVAGDLMKPSDQGYRDIEPQEPLHSIVQKTTSNSIQAIRDTFENIDHEELQKAIQILINAETVHFCGIGASGIVAQDAQQKFLRINKKATAFSDMHLVATLIANAGENDVLFAISHSGETQEIANAVRLAKKHGIKTIGLTRLGQSAVASLSDIALYTSCSNEAPFRSAATSSRLTQLYMIDLLFLGMAAERYEDIIQYIDQTKAAIRMMGI; encoded by the coding sequence ATGGCTGCAGGAGGATTGGAAATCATTCAGAATATGCTTCACAAATTGCCGCAATCTGAACGAAAGCTTGCCGAATACATTTTGAAAAACCCCCACGAGATCGTAAACGGCACCATTCAGGAGGTGAGCTCTTCGGCAAAGACAAGCGGGGCGGCGGCGATACGGCTCTGCAAATCTTTGGGGCTGAAAGGCTTTCAAGATTTAAAAATGAGAGTCGCCGGTGATTTAATGAAGCCGTCTGATCAGGGATACCGGGATATCGAACCGCAGGAGCCGCTCCATTCAATCGTTCAAAAAACAACCAGCAATTCGATTCAGGCGATTCGCGATACCTTTGAAAACATTGACCACGAAGAACTTCAAAAAGCGATTCAAATATTGATCAACGCAGAAACGGTTCATTTTTGCGGGATCGGGGCTTCAGGAATCGTCGCACAAGACGCCCAGCAGAAATTTTTGCGCATCAATAAAAAGGCCACCGCTTTTAGTGATATGCATCTTGTTGCGACATTAATCGCCAATGCCGGCGAGAATGACGTTCTGTTTGCTATATCCCATTCAGGAGAAACACAGGAAATCGCCAATGCAGTCAGGCTCGCCAAAAAACATGGTATTAAAACCATTGGGCTGACGCGGTTGGGACAGTCTGCTGTCGCTTCATTAAGCGATATCGCCCTGTATACGTCATGCTCAAATGAAGCGCCGTTTCGCAGCGCCGCCACCTCCTCTCGTTTAACTCAGCTTTACATGATTGACTTACTGTTTTTAGGCATGGCCGCAGAGCGCTACGAGGACATCATTCAGTATATTGATCAAACAAAAGCGGCCATCCGCATGATGGGAATTTAG
- a CDS encoding PhzF family phenazine biosynthesis protein, with amino-acid sequence MDFYLVDVFAETKYTGNQLAVFKAEKNLSSDEMQKIAREINFSETTFILGKQGNGGYDVRIFTPEKEIPFAGHPTLGTAFIIKNEIETEPSSNVILNVTAGAIPVTFEKGADQIIWMKQNPPVFNRTFDKEMMAGVIGIDTSDMDSNFPIQEVSTGLPAVIVPLNSLNAVKKCKINKDRFEAFMKETEASLLVFTTETYHEQNHINARVFCDCFSVPEDPATGSAIGGLAGYLLHHGYFNQHYLSIRAEQGFEINRPSLLHLEAQITENSTEIHVGGNVHLIAKGSWQI; translated from the coding sequence ATGGATTTTTATCTTGTGGATGTGTTTGCAGAAACAAAATATACAGGAAACCAGCTCGCTGTTTTTAAAGCAGAAAAGAACCTATCAAGTGATGAAATGCAAAAAATAGCCAGGGAAATCAATTTTTCCGAGACTACTTTTATATTGGGAAAACAGGGAAACGGCGGGTACGATGTCCGAATCTTCACCCCGGAAAAAGAAATTCCGTTTGCAGGACATCCAACGCTGGGCACAGCGTTTATCATTAAGAATGAAATCGAAACTGAACCATCTTCTAATGTCATTTTAAATGTAACAGCAGGCGCAATACCGGTGACGTTTGAAAAAGGTGCTGATCAAATCATTTGGATGAAGCAAAATCCGCCCGTGTTTAACCGAACCTTTGATAAAGAAATGATGGCGGGGGTAATTGGAATCGACACATCTGATATGGATTCGAATTTCCCGATACAGGAGGTTTCTACAGGGCTTCCAGCGGTTATCGTACCGTTAAACTCGTTAAATGCAGTTAAAAAATGCAAAATCAACAAGGATCGGTTTGAAGCTTTCATGAAAGAAACAGAAGCAAGTCTGCTCGTTTTTACTACCGAAACATATCATGAACAAAACCACATCAATGCACGAGTATTTTGCGACTGTTTCAGCGTTCCTGAAGATCCGGCAACAGGAAGCGCAATCGGGGGTCTCGCAGGGTATTTACTGCATCACGGCTATTTTAATCAACACTACCTCAGCATAAGGGCTGAACAAGGATTTGAAATAAACCGCCCTTCCCTGCTTCATCTTGAAGCCCAAATAACGGAAAACAGCACAGAAATTCACGTCGGGGGAAACGTCCACCTGATCGCTAAAGGAAGTTGGCAAATTTGA
- the pbp4b gene encoding penicillin binding protein PBP4B — protein MKKFMISAAASLLLLTCFFPLPSTAQTAIGNETKQRLTYPVLTKAKTPEEAGFSSKKLKAVDRLIEQDVKAGFPGAALILIKDGKIIKKEVYGYKQKYNGLIALKHPKKMKANTMFDLASNTKMYAVNFALQHLVSTGKLDLNKNISQYLPDFKDHPEDDVKGKNRLRVIDLLHHNAGFPASWNYYDPKSAGHLYSQSRSKTLEYLVKTPLAYEPGTKQIYSDIDYMLLGLIIEKITNERLDTFVENRFYRPLGLRHTLFNPLQKGFKRSHFAATERLGNTRDGTISFPNIRTYTLQGEVHDEKAFYSMEGVSGHAGLFSTVDDAAVLLQVMLNGGGYGRQHLFSSSVISQFTEPSKTNPTYGLGWRLNGNTDMEWMFGKHASSKAYGHTGWTGTVTIIDPVYQIGIVLLTNKKHSPVINPKENPNQFEGDEFATGKYGSVITAVYEALHHQ, from the coding sequence CTGAAAAAGTTTATGATCAGTGCGGCCGCGTCCCTATTGCTGCTGACATGCTTTTTTCCGCTTCCGTCCACAGCACAGACTGCCATCGGGAACGAGACAAAACAGCGGCTGACATATCCTGTTTTAACGAAAGCGAAAACGCCTGAAGAAGCCGGTTTTTCTTCGAAAAAGCTTAAAGCTGTGGACCGTCTGATCGAACAGGATGTCAAAGCGGGCTTTCCCGGCGCTGCCCTTATTTTGATTAAAGACGGAAAAATCATCAAAAAAGAAGTCTACGGCTACAAGCAGAAATACAACGGCCTCATAGCGCTCAAACATCCAAAAAAAATGAAAGCAAACACGATGTTCGACCTAGCCTCCAATACAAAAATGTATGCCGTCAATTTTGCCTTGCAGCATTTAGTGAGCACCGGAAAGCTTGACTTGAACAAAAACATTTCTCAATATCTCCCTGATTTCAAAGATCACCCGGAAGACGATGTAAAGGGAAAAAACCGGCTCCGCGTGATTGATTTGCTTCATCATAACGCAGGCTTCCCTGCAAGCTGGAATTATTACGACCCGAAATCAGCCGGACACCTCTACTCTCAATCACGGAGCAAAACGCTTGAATATCTTGTGAAAACCCCCTTGGCATATGAACCCGGCACAAAGCAAATTTACAGTGACATCGACTATATGCTCCTCGGGCTGATCATTGAAAAAATCACAAACGAGCGTTTAGATACCTTTGTTGAAAACCGGTTTTACCGGCCTCTCGGATTGCGGCATACTTTGTTTAATCCGCTCCAAAAGGGCTTTAAACGGTCGCATTTTGCAGCTACGGAACGATTGGGAAACACCAGAGACGGCACCATTTCGTTCCCAAACATCAGAACTTACACACTTCAGGGGGAAGTCCACGATGAAAAAGCATTCTATTCAATGGAAGGCGTTTCTGGGCATGCCGGCCTGTTTTCCACCGTTGACGACGCAGCAGTGCTCCTTCAAGTCATGCTGAACGGCGGCGGTTACGGAAGACAGCATCTATTCAGCAGTTCTGTCATTTCACAATTTACAGAGCCGTCAAAAACAAATCCCACATATGGACTAGGATGGCGGCTCAACGGCAATACCGATATGGAGTGGATGTTCGGCAAGCACGCCAGCAGCAAAGCATATGGCCATACCGGCTGGACGGGAACGGTTACTATCATTGATCCCGTGTATCAAATCGGCATTGTGTTGTTAACCAATAAAAAGCACTCTCCTGTTATCAACCCTAAAGAAAACCCGAATCAATTCGAAGGTGATGAATTTGCAACCGGAAAGTACGGCAGCGTCATTACAGCTGTTTACGAGGCGTTACATCACCAATAG
- a CDS encoding exo-beta-N-acetylmuramidase NamZ family protein, with protein MGKKAIWLLAGMFVFSTLTAAAAFPDKEKKAKVSPGIEVLMNKKSILKGKRVGLITNPTGVNSTLTSSIDLLHQAPGIELTALYGPEHGVRGDAQAGDKVDSYIDEKTGLPVYSLYGDTRKPTPEMLKNVDVLLFDIQDVGTRFYTYIYTMAYAMEAAKENDIPFIVLDRPNPQNGLKVEGPVLDPDYSSFVGMYPVPLSHGMTAGELAKLFNDEFNIGADLTVIKMKGWKRQMFFEDTGLPFVLPSPNMPTPDTSIVYPGTGLIEGTNMSEGRGTTKPFELIGAPYMKSTELAEKLNGLKLPGVRFRAASFNPTFSKHQNKLCHGVELYVTNRSAFKPVNTGIAIIKTVHDLYPDDFEFLPSGNFNRLIGNGWVKTMIEQGASIDEIAKKYEAEQKRFMNIRKKYLLY; from the coding sequence ATGGGAAAAAAAGCAATCTGGCTGCTTGCTGGAATGTTTGTCTTCAGTACACTAACCGCAGCAGCTGCCTTTCCGGACAAAGAAAAAAAAGCAAAGGTCTCACCGGGTATTGAAGTGCTCATGAACAAAAAAAGCATATTAAAAGGAAAAAGGGTCGGTCTCATTACAAATCCAACCGGTGTCAATTCGACATTAACAAGCAGCATCGATTTGCTTCACCAAGCCCCCGGTATTGAGCTGACCGCTCTCTATGGTCCAGAGCACGGTGTAAGAGGAGACGCTCAAGCCGGTGACAAGGTTGACTCTTATATTGATGAAAAAACCGGTCTCCCCGTCTACAGCCTCTACGGAGATACGAGAAAGCCGACACCGGAGATGTTGAAAAACGTTGACGTCCTGCTATTTGATATCCAAGATGTCGGAACACGGTTTTACACTTACATTTACACTATGGCATATGCGATGGAAGCGGCAAAAGAAAATGATATTCCATTCATCGTCCTTGACCGCCCAAACCCGCAAAACGGCTTAAAAGTTGAAGGGCCTGTCCTAGATCCGGATTATTCTTCATTTGTCGGAATGTATCCCGTCCCTCTAAGTCACGGAATGACGGCAGGAGAATTGGCAAAGCTGTTTAATGATGAATTTAACATCGGAGCCGACCTAACCGTCATAAAAATGAAAGGCTGGAAGCGGCAGATGTTCTTTGAAGACACCGGTCTTCCTTTCGTCCTGCCTTCCCCGAACATGCCGACGCCGGATACGAGCATCGTCTACCCGGGCACAGGTTTAATTGAAGGAACCAACATGTCAGAGGGAAGGGGCACGACAAAGCCATTTGAATTGATTGGTGCGCCTTACATGAAAAGTACGGAGCTCGCCGAAAAATTAAACGGTCTGAAGCTGCCTGGCGTCAGATTCAGAGCCGCCTCCTTCAATCCGACATTTTCAAAGCATCAGAATAAACTGTGCCACGGGGTGGAGCTTTACGTGACCAACAGGTCCGCTTTTAAGCCTGTAAATACCGGTATTGCGATCATCAAAACCGTCCATGACCTCTACCCGGACGACTTTGAGTTCCTCCCTTCAGGCAATTTCAACCGTCTGATCGGGAACGGATGGGTCAAAACAATGATTGAGCAAGGCGCTTCAATTGATGAAATCGCCAAAAAATACGAAGCAGAGCAAAAACGGTTTATGAATATCAGAAAGAAGTATTTGCTTTATTAG
- a CDS encoding bile acid:sodium symporter family protein: MPLLTPLSVVSGVLLADYLNGLASLVPWIFAFMTFAGSLGANFQSLKTAVAHPLPMFLALFVLHIFMPVLAWSTGHLVFSGDSLTITGLTLGVVIPTGITSMIWAAMYKGNIGLTLSIILVDTILSPFIVPFSLSILAGAHVEMDVIGMMKGLVGMIVIPSLLGMLVNQFSTPERTVRLSANCAPFSKVGLAAVVAINSSVVAPYLKNVDLKFLTIAVTVFLVAFTGYLTAWLIGRLMKRPQEEIVALIFTGGMRNISAGAVLATSFFPPQVAVPVVIGMLFQQILAALFGHLLARSELKKAHHLDKKTSLPS; encoded by the coding sequence ATGCCTTTGCTGACGCCTTTAAGCGTTGTCAGCGGAGTACTGCTTGCAGATTATTTAAATGGGCTGGCGAGTCTTGTGCCGTGGATTTTTGCGTTTATGACGTTTGCCGGCAGCCTGGGAGCAAATTTTCAGTCGCTGAAAACAGCGGTGGCTCATCCCTTGCCGATGTTTCTCGCTTTATTTGTTTTGCACATATTTATGCCTGTTTTGGCATGGAGCACGGGGCATCTTGTGTTTAGCGGGGATTCATTGACGATTACAGGGCTTACCCTTGGTGTTGTCATTCCGACGGGTATTACGAGCATGATTTGGGCTGCAATGTATAAAGGTAACATCGGTTTAACCCTGTCAATTATTTTAGTGGACACGATTCTTTCGCCTTTTATTGTTCCATTCAGTCTTTCCATCTTGGCCGGGGCGCATGTTGAAATGGATGTCATCGGCATGATGAAGGGGTTAGTTGGAATGATTGTGATTCCTTCTTTATTGGGAATGCTCGTCAATCAATTTTCAACGCCGGAGCGGACAGTGCGATTAAGCGCAAATTGTGCTCCGTTTTCGAAAGTCGGGTTAGCCGCCGTAGTGGCGATTAACAGCTCGGTGGTCGCTCCTTACCTTAAAAACGTCGATTTAAAGTTTTTAACGATAGCCGTTACGGTCTTTTTGGTGGCATTTACAGGCTACCTGACAGCTTGGCTGATAGGACGGCTGATGAAGCGGCCCCAGGAGGAAATCGTGGCTTTAATTTTTACTGGAGGAATGCGGAATATTAGCGCGGGCGCTGTGTTGGCCACTAGCTTTTTTCCGCCTCAAGTGGCGGTGCCCGTTGTCATTGGCATGCTGTTCCAACAGATTCTGGCCGCGCTGTTTGGGCATTTGCTTGCAAGAAGCGAGCTGAAAAAAGCGCATCATTTGGACAAAAAGACGAGTCTGCCCTCATAG
- a CDS encoding PTS transporter subunit EIIC has protein sequence MSDEKKYAGLARLILQHIGGPSNVADHTHCMTRLRITPVNSQKTDIDSIKALEGVIGVVEEETLQIILGTGVVQHVSDEFGKLLKSAEHVDLKESAAKHKAEISKKNATPFKLFLRRIASIFIPLIPALVASGLITGITKAVIQAGWLAETSQTAIILTVIGSGLFTYLGILVGINTAKEFGGSPALGGLAGILIINPAVGEISLFGEALLPGRGGLIGILFAAAFIAFLEKRVRRLVPHSLDIIITPTVSLLITGIVTYVVFMPVGGLISDAITSGLLAILDLGGIIAGFVLGATFLPLVVTGLHQGLTPVHMELINSIGDDPLLPILAMGGAGQVGAAFAIYFKTKKAKLKRAIAGGLPSGLLGIGEPLIFGVTLPLGRPFLTACLGAGVGGAFQAYFKIATVSIGVSGLPLSFLVHTHQVLLYILGLFISYAAGFVLTYSFGFKDDMAVEFD, from the coding sequence ATGAGCGATGAGAAAAAATATGCCGGGCTGGCAAGACTGATTTTACAACACATCGGCGGCCCGTCTAACGTCGCAGATCATACCCACTGTATGACGCGCCTGCGCATCACGCCTGTCAACAGTCAAAAAACCGACATCGACTCGATCAAAGCGCTTGAAGGCGTGATCGGCGTAGTTGAGGAGGAAACGCTTCAGATTATCCTCGGCACAGGCGTTGTACAGCACGTATCAGACGAGTTCGGGAAGCTGCTTAAATCCGCAGAACACGTTGACTTAAAAGAATCCGCAGCCAAACATAAAGCGGAGATTTCCAAGAAAAACGCGACGCCTTTCAAGCTGTTTCTCCGGCGAATCGCAAGCATTTTTATACCGCTGATCCCCGCTTTGGTCGCCTCAGGCTTGATTACCGGAATCACCAAAGCCGTTATCCAGGCTGGCTGGCTCGCGGAAACCTCACAAACCGCGATTATTTTAACGGTAATAGGCTCAGGTCTATTTACGTATTTGGGTATCCTGGTGGGGATCAATACGGCGAAAGAATTCGGCGGCTCCCCCGCACTCGGCGGATTAGCCGGTATTTTAATCATTAACCCCGCCGTTGGTGAAATTTCACTTTTCGGTGAAGCGCTTTTGCCGGGACGCGGCGGTTTAATCGGCATTTTATTCGCAGCTGCATTTATCGCTTTTCTCGAAAAACGGGTCAGGCGCCTTGTACCTCACTCACTCGACATCATCATCACACCTACAGTCTCCCTTCTTATCACAGGAATCGTCACCTACGTTGTCTTCATGCCTGTCGGCGGCTTGATTTCCGACGCCATTACGTCAGGTCTTCTCGCCATCTTAGATCTTGGGGGCATTATCGCCGGCTTTGTACTGGGCGCCACCTTCCTTCCGCTCGTCGTAACCGGACTTCATCAAGGACTGACACCCGTTCATATGGAATTAATCAATTCAATCGGCGATGACCCGCTGCTGCCGATTTTGGCCATGGGGGGCGCAGGACAAGTAGGCGCCGCTTTTGCGATCTATTTCAAAACGAAAAAAGCAAAGCTAAAAAGAGCCATTGCCGGCGGACTGCCGTCAGGCCTGCTCGGCATCGGCGAACCGCTCATATTCGGTGTAACCCTTCCGCTCGGACGTCCGTTTTTAACCGCGTGCCTCGGGGCCGGAGTAGGCGGAGCATTTCAAGCGTATTTCAAAATTGCGACCGTATCGATAGGCGTATCAGGGCTCCCTTTGTCGTTTTTGGTTCATACCCACCAAGTTCTTTTGTATATTCTCGGTTTGTTTATTTCCTATGCTGCCGGCTTTGTCTTAACATACTCCTTTGGTTTCAAGGACGATATGGCAGTTGAATTTGATTAA
- a CDS encoding glycoside hydrolase family 3 protein, whose protein sequence is MKRFLQCALIALLLSSLALQPAAREAEAKQRPEQNIKQMVSSMSLEEKIGQMLMPDFRNWKKKGESSAKGLTEMNDEVAGIIEKYRLGGVILFAENVTGTEQTVRLTDGLQQASPDIPLFITIDQEGGIVTRLESGTNLAGNMAVGASRSSKNAFRSGKIIGKELSSLGINVNFSPVLDVNNNPDNPVIGVRSFSSKPELTSKLGIQMMKGLQDEQMIATAKHFPGHGDTAVDSHYGLPLVPHNEKRLRSVELAPFQKAIDAGIDMIMTAHVQFPAFDDTTYKSKKDGEDIMVPATLSKKVMTDLLRKDLSFKGVVVTDALNMKAISDNFGQEEAVVMAVKAGVDIALMPAQVTSLETEKNLARVFEALLTAVKNGDIPMEQIDQSVERILQLKIDRGIIDHTGSEPLQKKIKYALKTVGSSKHMKYEKKMARDSATILKNDKSTLPFKPKKGDTVLILAPYEEQTAAIAKTISKIRKNIKVVEYRFAEKTFEEEIQKKIDEADYVITGSYVIKNDPVVNDGVIDDSIQDSSKWATAFPRAAMKYAQANGKKFVLMSLRNPYDTANFEEAEAVIAVYGFKGYANGRFRQPNIPAGVEAIFGKAKPKGTLPVDIPSVTRPGETLYPYGYGLNIKNGKPLHKGGS, encoded by the coding sequence ATGAAAAGATTTCTTCAATGCGCGTTGATTGCATTGCTGTTATCGTCTCTCGCTTTGCAGCCGGCCGCTCGCGAAGCAGAAGCAAAACAGCGTCCGGAACAAAACATCAAACAAATGGTCAGCAGCATGTCGCTTGAAGAGAAAATCGGGCAAATGCTGATGCCTGACTTTAGAAACTGGAAGAAAAAAGGGGAATCGAGCGCCAAAGGATTAACAGAAATGAATGACGAAGTTGCTGGAATCATTGAAAAATACCGGCTCGGGGGCGTCATTCTTTTTGCTGAAAACGTCACAGGCACAGAGCAGACTGTACGGTTAACGGACGGCCTGCAACAAGCGAGCCCTGACATTCCGCTCTTTATCACGATCGATCAGGAAGGCGGGATTGTCACGAGACTCGAATCAGGCACAAACCTGGCCGGCAATATGGCAGTCGGAGCATCGAGAAGCAGCAAAAACGCCTTCAGATCAGGAAAAATCATCGGAAAAGAATTATCATCACTGGGCATTAACGTGAATTTCAGTCCTGTACTTGATGTCAACAACAATCCCGACAACCCTGTCATCGGCGTCCGTTCTTTCAGTTCCAAGCCTGAGCTGACTTCAAAGCTCGGCATCCAGATGATGAAGGGCCTTCAGGACGAGCAAATGATCGCCACAGCAAAGCACTTTCCCGGACACGGCGATACAGCGGTTGACAGTCATTACGGATTGCCGCTTGTTCCGCATAATGAAAAAAGGCTGAGAAGTGTTGAACTTGCGCCATTTCAAAAGGCGATCGATGCAGGTATTGACATGATCATGACAGCGCATGTCCAGTTCCCCGCCTTTGACGATACTACCTATAAAAGCAAAAAAGACGGCGAGGACATCATGGTGCCTGCTACGCTTTCCAAAAAAGTCATGACAGACCTTCTCCGCAAAGATCTCAGCTTTAAGGGCGTTGTTGTAACAGACGCTTTAAATATGAAAGCCATTTCTGATAATTTCGGACAGGAGGAAGCCGTCGTCATGGCTGTTAAAGCAGGAGTCGACATCGCACTCATGCCCGCGCAAGTCACATCGCTTGAGACCGAAAAAAATCTGGCGCGTGTATTCGAAGCTCTTCTGACAGCCGTTAAAAATGGGGATATCCCCATGGAACAAATCGATCAGTCGGTGGAGCGAATCCTTCAATTAAAAATAGACCGAGGCATCATAGATCACACCGGCTCCGAACCGCTTCAGAAAAAAATCAAATACGCCTTGAAAACGGTCGGCAGCAGCAAACACATGAAATACGAAAAGAAAATGGCAAGGGATAGCGCCACTATCCTTAAAAACGACAAAAGCACCCTGCCGTTTAAACCGAAAAAAGGGGACACCGTCCTCATTCTCGCTCCATATGAAGAGCAAACAGCAGCAATCGCAAAGACCATCAGCAAAATAAGGAAAAACATCAAGGTAGTCGAATACCGCTTTGCAGAAAAAACGTTTGAGGAAGAGATTCAAAAGAAAATTGACGAAGCCGATTATGTCATCACAGGATCATACGTCATCAAAAACGATCCGGTTGTGAACGACGGTGTCATTGATGACAGCATTCAAGACTCAAGCAAGTGGGCAACCGCTTTTCCGCGCGCCGCCATGAAATACGCGCAGGCCAACGGAAAAAAATTCGTCTTAATGAGCCTGAGAAACCCTTATGACACGGCAAATTTTGAAGAAGCCGAAGCCGTGATTGCGGTATACGGCTTTAAAGGCTATGCAAACGGACGCTTCAGGCAGCCGAATATCCCGGCCGGAGTGGAAGCCATTTTCGGAAAGGCAAAGCCTAAAGGAACATTGCCCGTAGACATTCCTTCAGTCACGCGCCCCGGGGAAACCCTTTACCCGTATGGCTACGGATTGAATATTAAAAACGGCAAGCCGCTTCACAAAGGAGGGTCATGA
- a CDS encoding DUF523 domain-containing protein — protein MILVSSCLAGVECRYNGSHSYVEKINKLVEEKKAVMACPELLGGFQTPREPAEIIGGTGEDVLDGKAVIKTQSGNDVTDLYVKGAYQTLEMARQIKADTIVLKENSPSCGSSHIYDGSFSSKKIAGNGLTAALLKKEGFRVISEHQIDEL, from the coding sequence ATGATACTGGTAAGTTCATGTCTGGCCGGAGTGGAATGCCGCTATAACGGTTCGCACAGCTATGTCGAAAAAATCAATAAGCTCGTTGAAGAAAAAAAAGCGGTGATGGCTTGTCCCGAGCTGCTCGGCGGATTTCAAACACCAAGGGAACCGGCCGAAATTATAGGCGGGACGGGAGAAGACGTTTTAGACGGCAAAGCGGTGATCAAGACACAATCGGGAAATGACGTAACAGACCTATATGTAAAAGGGGCATATCAAACATTGGAGATGGCAAGGCAAATCAAGGCTGATACGATCGTGCTGAAGGAAAACAGCCCGTCTTGCGGCAGCAGCCATATATACGATGGAAGTTTCTCAAGCAAAAAAATAGCCGGCAACGGCCTTACGGCGGCACTTCTGAAAAAAGAAGGCTTCCGTGTGATTTCCGAACATCAAATAGACGAGCTGTAG
- the murQ gene encoding N-acetylmuramic acid 6-phosphate etherase, producing the protein MENSHLGSLTTERRNERSKRIHQAETIDMLKIMNDEDKTVAEAVQEVLPDVKTAVDYAVGSLKKGGRIIYIGAGTSGRLGVLDAAECPPTFSISPESVIGIIAGGEKALYNAVEGAEDHEAFGRRDLEAVNLSNNDTVIGIAASGRTPYVLGALKYAKKTGAKAISLTCNENSAISQAADHSIEVVVGPEVIAGSTRMKAATAHKMILNMISTAAMIKMGKVYENLMVDVKVSNDKLKERAIRIIQTVTGMPNETAAQALEMSNNQVKTAIIMLKTNEDAAAAEKLLEKSEGDIEKALSIYEKS; encoded by the coding sequence ATGGAAAACAGCCATTTAGGTTCCTTAACGACCGAACGCCGCAATGAAAGATCCAAGCGCATTCACCAGGCAGAAACGATCGATATGTTGAAAATCATGAATGATGAAGATAAAACGGTAGCCGAAGCTGTACAAGAAGTCTTGCCCGATGTTAAGACCGCCGTTGACTACGCCGTCGGGTCGTTAAAGAAAGGGGGACGGATCATCTACATCGGTGCCGGTACAAGCGGGAGGCTCGGCGTACTTGATGCAGCTGAATGCCCGCCGACATTCAGCATATCTCCCGAGTCGGTCATAGGCATCATTGCAGGGGGAGAAAAAGCTTTGTACAATGCCGTCGAAGGCGCTGAAGATCATGAGGCTTTTGGCAGACGGGATTTAGAAGCCGTTAACCTCTCAAACAATGATACCGTAATCGGAATCGCCGCCAGCGGCCGAACTCCGTACGTCCTAGGCGCCCTGAAGTATGCCAAGAAAACAGGTGCCAAGGCCATATCGCTGACATGCAATGAAAACTCGGCGATCAGCCAGGCGGCAGATCACAGCATAGAAGTAGTCGTCGGCCCTGAAGTCATTGCCGGATCGACGAGAATGAAAGCCGCAACCGCTCATAAAATGATTTTAAACATGATCTCAACGGCGGCCATGATCAAAATGGGGAAAGTCTATGAAAACCTCATGGTAGATGTAAAAGTAAGCAATGACAAATTAAAGGAGCGGGCGATCCGCATCATCCAAACGGTCACAGGTATGCCAAATGAAACAGCGGCGCAAGCATTGGAAATGTCCAATAACCAAGTCAAAACCGCCATCATCATGCTGAAAACAAACGAAGATGCAGCCGCTGCAGAAAAACTGCTGGAGAAATCAGAAGGCGATATTGAAAAGGCCCTATCCATTTATGAAAAATCTTAA
- a CDS encoding DUF5391 family protein, whose protein sequence is MKTNRVSVMIWTLISAFLFCSMIVAASLSPLAHSGPHANEFGTLGMWAAIGTVLLFYMLPLAVYMAGFDAMKFVMAVLCGIGLIITLTMSPVFVLIGAIGGNASALLGVAGLCVLLAIVNVIWLVVAFRRTSASASF, encoded by the coding sequence ATGAAAACCAATAGAGTAAGTGTAATGATCTGGACTTTAATCTCCGCTTTTCTGTTTTGTTCTATGATAGTCGCAGCTTCACTTTCTCCGCTCGCTCATTCAGGCCCTCATGCTAATGAGTTTGGCACTTTGGGGATGTGGGCGGCAATCGGAACCGTTTTGCTCTTTTATATGCTGCCCCTCGCTGTTTATATGGCCGGGTTTGATGCAATGAAGTTTGTAATGGCTGTTCTTTGCGGAATTGGGTTAATCATCACGCTGACTATGAGTCCAGTGTTTGTGTTGATTGGCGCTATTGGCGGAAATGCTTCTGCATTACTGGGTGTCGCAGGTCTTTGCGTTCTGTTAGCGATTGTGAATGTGATTTGGCTAGTGGTTGCTTTTCGCCGGACGTCAGCAAGTGCCTCTTTCTGA